CACGGGGCGTAACAAGGGTAGAGCCAGTAAAAGTAAGGCCCAGGGGGTGGGGTTCTTTACCCCGGCATACGCCAACAGCCCCACCGCAACCAGATCCTGCAAAACCAGAATGCCCACTGCCACACGCCCGTGAAAGGTGGACAGCTCGCGGCGGTCGTCCAGCAGCTTTACAGCCAGCACGGTGCTCGAGAAAGCCAGCCCGACCCCCACAAAAAGCGCCGCATTGGGATCCAGACCCAGCCCTAGGCTGAAAAGACCCAGCAGCAGGGCAAAAAGTACCAGGTGAATCCCCCCCACCCCCAGCACCTCCAGCCGCACCAGACTGGCAAAGCGCAGCTTCAGGCCCACCGTGAACAAGAGCAACAACACGCCCACGTCGGCAATTTCGCCCAGCAGATCGCTGTTGTGGTAGCCAAAGCCCCAAAGCGCAAAGCCCGCTCCCAGATAGCCCACCAAGGGCGGCAGTCCGAAGCGACTTGCCAGCAAGCCTAGCGCATAGGCGGCCCCGACCCACGCCAACTCCATACCCCCATCATAGGGTTTGGTGCAGCGTGGTCAAAATGAGCATCCAGACTATGGTTACCGAAGCCTCCCATTTTTCCCAAAGCGAGACACGACCTTGGTTTGTTACATCGCTCTTCACAGACGTGGCCGCCCACGAAAACGAGAAGGGACAAGCAGACGTGCCTCACCAAGGTGAGGCACGCTTGTCTGCGTTGCGTCTGGGCCAGGTTAGCCACGTTGTGGCTATGGCATAAGCCATTCCCTGGCAGACGCATGTTACGCACTGGGGCGTGGGCCACGGGTGCTTGGGTTTCGAGTTTCCCGGCGGCCACTGTTTTGTCCAGGACAAAAGATTCTTAGTGGTCTGGTAACTAAATTTCCGAAGTTTTGTACCGCACACCGAATACATCGATGTAGAGATTCCATCCCACTTCGGCCCCCGAGATGGCCTAAAAACGTCCTCCCTACCGCGTAGGGAGGGTGGGGGAGGGTATCAGGCAAGGCCCGCAATCCGCTGCGTGAAGGGCCAGGTCAGCCACCCCACCTGGCCTCCCCTACGCAGTAGGGGAGGGAAGGGGCGAAGCGGGGGGGTGCTTTTTGCATGACCGTACAGGCAAGGCACCGAAGGCCCAGGTTTACGAGACACGGCGCGTTCTGAAGGCTAAACCCCATACTGCGTATTTTGTTACCAGACCACTTAGTCCCCGATGGCTCAATATTTGTGAAGAGCGCTCTAGGTAGGCTTCAAGCGAACGAAGCCCTGTCATACCAGATTCGGTTAGTTCGTCACCATTCGGTGACGAACTAACCCGACCAAAGTTATCCGCGTAGCGGAGGGCGATACCGCCCCTTGGAAGGGAGACGTTTTTTTCGCCGACCGTCAGGGAGGGGTGTGCTCTAGGATTCAAAAAGATAGCCCCCAGGGTGGTTTGTTTTGAAGACTATCTTTATTGAATCCGGTATCAGAGCCCCTTGAAACCCTGAGGTATCTGCAAGGCCCGAATGCGGTTCAGGGGCCACCAGACCGCACTGGCCCGGCCTGCAATCGAAGCGGTGGGAACCGGCCCAAAAGTGCGCGAGTCCTCCGAACCTCCAAAGGTGCGATTGTCGCCCATTACAAAATAGTAGCCCGGCTTGAGCTTGAGCGAAGCGGTAAAGCAGTGCTCTGCTGCCTGGCTTTTCAAGAGGTCTTCCGGGCTGGGAGGAGTGAGCATCTCGAGGGTTGGCTTCAGGTAGTCGGGTAGTAGATCGGGCGCAAAGCGCACCTGCTGTTGGGTGATGAGGGCGGTTAGTTTTTGGTTTTGATAACAGACTACCGGATAGCTATCGGGGTAAGGGGTTAGGGAAGCGGTGATGTGCTCTTCGTTGAGAGGCTGGCCGTTTAGGTATACCACCCCTTCACGCAGGCTTACCTCGTCGCCCGGCAAGCCGATGATGCGCTTGATAAAAAAGGCTCGAAACTGAAAGCCCAAAAACGGGAACTCGGCTACCGCATTGGGCGTACCCTCGGGCGGTTTGACGATGGCAACCTCGCCCCTGCGCCACTGCATCAGGCCAAAGCGCACCAGCCAGGTCTCGTATTTGGGCACAAAGACCCGCTCACCGTTAAGCAGGGTAGGATTCATGGAACTACCCACCACACCTACTGTCGTGAAAACAAAGGTGGTGACCAAAAAAGCCAGCAAGAGTGCCTCGCCTACCTGGCGAAACCATTCTTTGAAGAGATAGTCCAAAAACTTTCGCATCGTAAAAAGTCCCCTTCGTCTTGGCCGAAGCCCGGCCCATAGCATAACCCAGGCCGTGCTTATGCCTGAGCAGTCTATTGGATTTGGAGCCATGCTTGCCCCTCTTTCCTCTGGCCTAAGAGGCGTCTTTCAGGAACTTATCTAAGAGCGACGACCTGGAC
This genomic stretch from Meiothermus sp. harbors:
- the lepB gene encoding signal peptidase I, which translates into the protein MRKFLDYLFKEWFRQVGEALLLAFLVTTFVFTTVGVVGSSMNPTLLNGERVFVPKYETWLVRFGLMQWRRGEVAIVKPPEGTPNAVAEFPFLGFQFRAFFIKRIIGLPGDEVSLREGVVYLNGQPLNEEHITASLTPYPDSYPVVCYQNQKLTALITQQQVRFAPDLLPDYLKPTLEMLTPPSPEDLLKSQAAEHCFTASLKLKPGYYFVMGDNRTFGGSEDSRTFGPVPTASIAGRASAVWWPLNRIRALQIPQGFKGL